The nucleotide sequence TTGATCCAGAAACCGATGGGCGATTCGTGGGAACAGACCCAAGCGATTCGCGATGTCTGTCAGCGCAAAGGGCATCACGCGGCGATCAATTGCCAGTTGCGGTTCGCGCCGTTCGTGCTGGCGACGCGTTGGTTGTTGCAACAGGGTTTCCTGGGGGAACTGCATCACATGGAAGTGCATGTGGAGGTCTTCACGCCTTGGCACCTGTTCCCCCATATCCATCCATTGCCGCGGGTGGAGATCCAGCAGCACAGCATTCACTACGTCGATTTGATTCGTTCGTTTTTTGGCGACCCCGAAAAAGTGTACGCGCGGACGGTAAAGCATCCCAAGCAGCGTGAATTGGCGTCCACTCGCAGCACGATCATGATGGACTATGGTGACGAAGTCCAAGCCACGATCTTGACCAATCACGGTTACGATTTCGGACTTCACAATCAACAAAGCTATATCAAATGGGAGGGAACCCGCGGTGCGGTCAAAGCGAAGATGGGATTGCTGATGAACTATCCCGACGGCGTACCGGATCAGTTCGAAATCTGTTTGTTGAATGACGACCAGCCGCCAAAATGGGAGACCATTGCTTTGGAAGGTTCTTGGTTCCCGGAGGCCTTCATTGGAACCATGGCGTCGGTCCAGCGTCATGCCGAAGGCAGTTGCGATGTCATGCCCACCGGGATCGACGATGTCATGCGCACAATGGCCTGTGTCGAAGCCGCCTATGAATCGAACGCCACCGGCGGATGCGTTGTGGACTACGCCGCGGCAAGATGATCCACTTTTTGGCGTTGGTTGACGCTCATTGCTGGATCAAAACGGCCGCGGAGGTGTTGAGATTTCATCTGGGTACGCGACTCTCTTCAGCGACTCAAGAAGCACAACTTTCGACATGCCTCATCTCTCGCCCCCGGATTTTCAGTAAGATCGTGTGCTCCCACGAGACAGCGAAGCAAAGCCAAATCCATCTCGCACAACGACTGAGCCACTTTCCCTATGAGTTCGAGAACACTGATGCCAACAACCAAACGACTGACGGGAATACTGATCCTCTTACCGCTCTTTTTGTCGCTCTCGCACGTTCGAGCACAAGAAACGCAAAGCGATTCTGTCGTTGCTGAAGGTGCGACGCTGAAGCTGATCGGTGACGGTTACAAATTCACCGAGGGACCGACCGCCGACGATGCTGGAAACGTCTACTTCACCGACCAACCGAATGACCGAATCGTTCGGTGGGACGCCAAGACCGGAGAACTTTCCAACTGGCTTTCACCGTGCGGACGCAGCAACGGTCTCTACTTTGTCGCTCCGCAAAGCTTGATCGCGTGTGCGGACGAGAACAATGAACTGTGGCGTATCGACTTGGAAACAAAAGAGCATGCGTTGCTGGTCGGCCAGTTTGAAAACCGTCGTTTCTCCGGTCCCAACGATTGCTGGGTGGATCAAGACGGCGCGATCTATTTCACTGACCCGCTGTATAAACGACCGTACTGGAAGCACACCA is from Crateriforma conspicua and encodes:
- a CDS encoding Gfo/Idh/MocA family protein; the protein is MDIQYKPELPESGRPIIILGAGGIVKDAHLPAYRQAGFQVHGIYNRTIAKAQDLADQYGIPNVYASVQQAVADAPESVVWDLALMPPQFVDVLDQLPDGSHVLIQKPMGDSWEQTQAIRDVCQRKGHHAAINCQLRFAPFVLATRWLLQQGFLGELHHMEVHVEVFTPWHLFPHIHPLPRVEIQQHSIHYVDLIRSFFGDPEKVYARTVKHPKQRELASTRSTIMMDYGDEVQATILTNHGYDFGLHNQQSYIKWEGTRGAVKAKMGLLMNYPDGVPDQFEICLLNDDQPPKWETIALEGSWFPEAFIGTMASVQRHAEGSCDVMPTGIDDVMRTMACVEAAYESNATGGCVVDYAAAR
- a CDS encoding SMP-30/gluconolactonase/LRE family protein, encoding MPTTKRLTGILILLPLFLSLSHVRAQETQSDSVVAEGATLKLIGDGYKFTEGPTADDAGNVYFTDQPNDRIVRWDAKTGELSNWLSPCGRSNGLYFVAPQSLIACADENNELWRIDLETKEHALLVGQFENRRFSGPNDCWVDQDGAIYFTDPLYKRPYWKHTIADDHPRGVYRLSPDGSITQVAGDLVQPNGIIGDTEMRHLYVADIGDKKMYRYVIDPDGKLTERELFCESGSDGVTLDVDRNLYLTGREGVTVFDKTGKQIETIAVPKGWTANVTFAGPKFDQLFITAGDSVFTIQMATTGLR